Proteins encoded within one genomic window of Episyrphus balteatus chromosome 1, idEpiBalt1.1, whole genome shotgun sequence:
- the LOC129908495 gene encoding uncharacterized protein LOC129908495, whose translation MEEMQVFTIVARQKAITEEVQRLKTNISKDGSDRKTAEYKTKKLRALEELWVEFATNHEKIKAYVKADTPYVQANTYEKVKNAYMELKRTIESIEPSDAKSDPVKTVVEQATKTSTPVDSEIDPPKKSNGSNKNPTERQEEFSRIIRRHNTSAQSLQRLLDSIQTTQEEWSTTFCSVKISLLQKYWAKLEETHLLVHEFVNDPKRAGYKLEDFYKFEDDVQQCLISLTARLEQSSALPSSPNIPVVSEHKPTLKLPKITLPKFDGNYIKWKQFCDLFTELVYKQDIANCQKLFYLKTTLTGEAENLIRHFSTSDNNYDAAWQVVKDRYDNPRLLVTAHVQKLLMQPAIQAETAKAVKGLHDTTQECMLSLKGLNIDTNNWDPLLMTILIKKLDRNTLTLWEQSLKQPKALPSLHEFLTFLEQRFQSLEAMGPKVVRTSSDDLIKRTRVSLASTDRTNNCSICEQKRHAIPVCPKFLQQSTQERLTTVKSLKCCINCLRFGHQSPKCKSMHCTKCNKYHHTLLHVAIENQRQKHPAIHNRASTSAASSSTADAEHCTSAAGTTPTIKQQKAVSVILGTAIVHIMDQSGQKIECRALLDSGSQVNFITDKLARALGLKETYETLCVEGIGQGKQASNRRINLKVDSTINRFSARMEAHVLPKIISTQPSMPINTTNWNIPNNIVLADSQFNRPGTIDLLIGAEIFYSTLVVGQISLGDNLPTLQNTVFGWIVSGKVSPSTYTSMVASCGISVEDAALYQQIERFWRLEEVTSITHNLTQAERRCENHFLQTTTRDSNSRFVVRLPFKEAPTCLGESKDIARQRFYALERRLAKDPELKLSYRQFMKEYQELGHMSEVNIREINEPYYFMPHLCVQKPDSSTTKLRVVFDASAKTSANLSLNDILHTGPTIQDDVFTMLLRFRIPRYVFTADIEKMYRQVLINEEDQKYQLIWWRFNSNDPLKCFKLHTVTYGTSSASYLATKCLQALAHENKQRFPLGSAALARDFYVDDVLTGSDKITELLATQSELQTILSSGGFKLRKWCANHASLLNGIPLEDRETELDFSDNIDEQIKTVGLTWMPKSDQLCVKTTWAHKTRTTKRIASSDIAHLFDPLGIMGPVVVIAKNVSAKNMGTWA comes from the coding sequence ATGGAGGAAATGCAAGTATTCACTATTGTAGCCAGGCAAAAAGCTATAACTGAGGAAGTACAGCGTCTCAAAACCAACATAAGTAAAGATGGTTCCGACCGAAAAACCGCAGAATACAAGACGAAAAAATTACGTGCGCTTGAAGAATTATGGGTAGAGTTCGCTACTAACCATGAAAAAATCAAAGCATACGTAAAGGCGGATACTCCGTATGTGCAGGCGAATACATACGAAAAGGTCAAAAATGCGTACATGGAACTAAAACGAACCATAGAATCGATTGAGCCTTCAGATGCTAAGAGTGATCCTGTAAAAACAGTTGTAGAACAGGCTACAAAAACATCTACTCCTGTAGATTCGGAAATCGACCCTCCTAAAAAATCAAACGGTTCCAACAAGAATCCTACTGAAAGGCAAGAAGAATTCAGTAGAATTATAAGAAGACACAACACCTCCGCACAGTCCTTACAGCGGTTGTTGGATTCTATCCAAACAACGCAGGAGGAGTGGAGTACAACATTTTGTAGTGTCAAGATAAGCTTGCTACAAAAGTACTGGGCTAAGCTGGAAGAAACACATCTCCTGGTGCATGAATTTGTGAATGATCCGAAACGAGCAGGCTATAAGTTGGAAGACTTCTACAAATTCGAAGATGACGTCCAGCAGTGTCTGATATCACTAACGGCCAGACTGGAACAGTCTTCCGCACTACCATCCTCTCCAAACATTCCTGTCGTAAGCGAACATAAGCCAACCCTCAAATTGCCAAAGATAACACTGCCAAAATTTGACGGGAACTATATCAAATGGAAGCAGTTTTGTGACTTATTCACGGAACTAGTCTATAAACAGGATATAGCAAATtgccaaaaattgttttacttaaaaacaacATTAACTGGCGAAGCCGAAAACTTAATAAGGCACTTTTCTACATCCGACAACAACTACGATGCAGCATGGCAAGTTGTCAAGGATAGGTACGATAACCCACGGCTGCTAGTAACAGCTCATGTCCAGAAACTTTTGATGCAACCCGCGATCCAGGCAGAAACCGCAAAGGCAGTCAAAGGATTGCATGATACGACTCAAGAATGTATGCTGAGTCTAAAAGGTCTTAACATTGATACGAATAATTGGGATCCCCTTCTTATGACCATTCTAATCAAAAAGCTAGACCGAAACACTCTAACACTTTGGGAGCAGTCGCTGAAGCAGCCGAAGGCCTTGCCATCATTACACGAATTCCTGACATTTTTAGAACAACGATTTCAATCTCTAGAAGCCATGGGACCAAAAGTAGTAAGAACAAGTTCGGACGATCTTATTAAAAGAACACGAGTATCTCTTGCTTCGACCGACAGGACCAATAATTGTTCGATCTGCGAACAGAAAAGACATGCGATACCCGTTTGTCCAAAGTTTCTGCAACAGTCAACACAAGAGAGATTAACTACAGTTAAATCCCTCAAATGTTGTATTAACTGCTTACGTTTTGGACATCAATCTCCAAAATGTAAATCAATGCACTGTACAAAGTGCAATAAATACCATCATACATTGCTTCATGTAGCAATAGAAAATCAGCGACAGAAACATCCTGCAATCCACAACCGGGCTAGTACCTCAGCAGCGAGTAGTTCCACGGCAGATGCAGAACATTGTACCTCTGCGGCAGGAACCACTCCCACAATCAAGCAACAAAAAGCCGTGAGCGTAATACTTGGCACCGCTATTGTCCACATAATGGATCAATCGGGGCAAAAAATAGAATGTCGAGCATTATTAGATTCTGGTTCGCAGGTCAATTTCATAACCGACAAACTAGCCAGAGCATTAGGCCTCAAGGAAACATATGAGACGCTATGTGTTGAAGGCATAGGTCAAGGCAAACAAGCATCAAATCGGAGAATCAATCTCAAAGTAGACTCCACAATCAACAGATTTTCTGCCAGAATGGAAGCACATGTACTTCCAAAGATCATCTCAACACAACCTTCGATGCCCATCAATACAACCAATTGGAATATTCCAAACAACATTGTTCTAGCCGATTCACAATTTAATCGGCCAGGAACAATAGACTTGCTCATCGGTGCGGAGATTTTCTACTCGACCTTAGTTGTTGGGCAAATAAGCCTAGGAGACAATCTCCCAACCTTACAAAATACAGTGTTTGGGTGGATAGTTTCGGGCAAGGTATCACCCTCTACCTACACTTCTATGGTGGCATCGTGCGGAATTAGCGTCGAAGATGCAGCTCTCTATCAACAGATAGAAAGGTTTTGGCGATTAGAAGAAGTGACATCCATCACACACAATCTAACTCAGGCCGAGAGACGCTGTGaaaatcattttcttcaaactacTACCAGAGATTCCAATAGTCGTTTTGTCGTACGACTACCATTCAAAGAAGCGCCAACCTGCTTGGGAGAATCAAAAGACATAGCACGCCAGAGATTCTATGCCCTTGAACGCAGGCTTGCAAAAGATCCAGAGCTAAAGCTGTCTTACAGACAATTCATGAAAGAATACCAGGAGCTAGGGCACATGTCAGAAGTAAATATCCGAGAGATCAATGAGCCCTATTACTTTATGCCTCATCTATGTGTCCAAAAACCTGACAGTAGCACTACAAAACTTAGAGTGGTGTTTGATGCGTCGGCTAAAACCTCTGCAAACCTGTCACTTAATGATATCCTCCACACTGGACCAACAATTCAAGATGATGTATTCACGATGCTTCTACGTTTTCGCATTCCAAGGTATGTGTTTACTGCAGACATTGAGAAAATGTACCGACAAGTTTTGATAAATGAGGAGGACCAAAAGTACCAACTTATTTGGTGGAGATTTAACTCTAATGATCCACTTAAATGCTTTAAACTTCACACAGTGACCTATGGTACTAGCTCAGCATCATACCTAGCCACAAAATGCCTCCAAGCATTGGCACATGAAAACAAGCAACGATTCCCTCTGGGGTCAGCCGCACTAGCTCGAGATTTTTATGTCGATGACGTATTAACTGGGTCGGATAAAATCACTGAACTCCTGGCAACCCAATCAGAACTGCAAACGATATTATCATCTGGTGGcttcaaattaagaaaatggtGTGCAAACCATGCATCGCTTCTCAATGGCATCCCTCTTGAGGACAGAGAAACTGAGCTCGACTTTAGCGACAACATCGATGAACAAATCAAAACTGTGGGACTTACTTGGATGCCTAAATCTGATCAACTATGCGTCAAAACAACGTGGGCTCACAAGACTAGAACAACAAAACGAATAGCATCATCCGACATCGCGCATTTATTCGATCCATTGGGCATTATGGGGCCAGTAGTCGTcattgcaaaaaatgtttctgcAAAAAATATGGGAACTTGGGCTTGA